From one Zhongshania sp. R06B22 genomic stretch:
- a CDS encoding cold-shock protein → MSRSTGKVKWFNETKGFGFIEQDSGPDVFVHFSAIGGSGFKTLAEGQAVEFEVTTGQKGPQASDVTLL, encoded by the coding sequence ATGTCCAGAAGCACCGGAAAAGTAAAATGGTTTAACGAAACTAAAGGCTTTGGTTTTATTGAGCAAGACTCTGGCCCAGACGTTTTTGTTCACTTTAGCGCCATTGGCGGCTCAGGCTTTAAAACTCTGGCCGAAGGTCAAGCAGTAGAGTTTGAAGTCACTACCGGCCAAAAAGGTCCTCAGGCAAGTGACGTAACACTACTTTGA
- the rmf gene encoding ribosome modulation factor: MRRQKRDMTERAFQRGYQAGISGRQKDNCPHSQEQLKQEWMSGWREGRTDHWDGIDTATALEKQATH, translated from the coding sequence ATGAGAAGACAGAAACGCGATATGACAGAAAGAGCATTTCAACGTGGTTATCAAGCCGGCATATCCGGTAGACAAAAAGACAATTGTCCCCATAGTCAAGAGCAACTTAAACAGGAGTGGATGTCAGGCTGGCGAGAAGGACGCACCGACCACTGGGATGGTATCGATACGGCAACCGCTCTTGAAAAACAGGCGACACACTAA
- the rluB gene encoding 23S rRNA pseudouridine(2605) synthase RluB: MIQTDEKLQKVLARAGLGSRREMEKVISEGRVLVDGRAATLGDRVTTGVRIQVDGKPLRLDAGAAKPRILLYNKPEGEICSRKDPEGRRSVFDRLPRLQGERWISVGRLDFNTTGLLLFTTDGDLANKLMHPSTTIEREYLCRVMGNANEDVIKRLKEGVQLEDGLARFTDVVDGGGEGINHWYYVVIMEGRNREVRRLWESQELQVNRLKRVRYGTVFIPSKVKVGQWTELDDKDIGDVYGMAGLPMPVSETPAGGRGRRTR, encoded by the coding sequence ATGATACAAACTGATGAAAAGTTGCAAAAAGTGCTGGCTCGTGCAGGTTTGGGTTCACGTAGAGAAATGGAAAAGGTCATTAGCGAAGGGCGTGTTCTTGTCGATGGCAGGGCAGCTACGCTGGGCGACCGGGTCACTACCGGGGTTAGAATTCAAGTCGATGGCAAGCCTTTGCGGCTAGATGCTGGCGCCGCCAAGCCGCGTATATTGCTATACAACAAGCCTGAAGGCGAAATATGTAGTCGTAAAGATCCCGAGGGTCGACGCTCAGTATTTGACCGTTTGCCGCGCTTGCAGGGTGAGCGTTGGATTTCAGTAGGGCGCTTAGATTTTAATACCACCGGTTTATTATTGTTTACAACCGATGGTGATTTGGCGAATAAATTGATGCACCCCTCAACCACCATTGAACGTGAATATTTATGCCGCGTAATGGGCAATGCCAATGAGGACGTGATAAAACGTTTGAAAGAAGGTGTGCAATTGGAAGACGGTTTGGCGCGTTTTACCGACGTGGTTGATGGCGGCGGTGAAGGTATCAACCATTGGTATTATGTGGTGATTATGGAGGGCCGTAACCGCGAGGTGCGGCGCCTATGGGAATCGCAGGAGCTCCAAGTTAACCGATTGAAGCGGGTCCGTTACGGCACGGTTTTCATCCCCTCCAAAGTCAAAGTGGGGCAGTGGACAGAGCTTGATGACAAAGACATTGGCGACGTTTACGGCATGGCAGGATTACCTATGCCAGTCTCTGAGACACCTGCGGGTGGTCGAGGCCGTAGAACGCGGTAA
- a CDS encoding PHP domain-containing protein has product MIVDLHTHTTASDGRLSPEELILRAHECGVKMLAVTDHDTIDGYQSISDAMAGDMQLIAGIELSCTWSGVNIHVLGLGIDVSSNDLKSELAEQRAARGERAKVIGSRLAKLGFDGAYDGASALAEGRAIGRPDFARFMVEAGHVDTMAAAFDKYLGAGKVGDVKAMWPSLDAVVAWITSAGGVAVLAHPLHYKLTNSKLRRMLTDFKEAGGEGLEVCNGRPSPSDLNYLRQLCMDYGFEASAGSDFHQATSWLELGCNSDIVAPCQPVWARWQRAEPLV; this is encoded by the coding sequence GTGATTGTCGATTTACATACCCACACCACTGCCTCCGATGGCAGATTAAGCCCAGAAGAGTTGATTTTACGGGCGCATGAATGCGGCGTAAAAATGCTTGCGGTGACTGACCACGACACTATCGATGGCTATCAATCGATCAGTGACGCGATGGCGGGTGACATGCAGCTCATCGCCGGTATTGAATTATCTTGCACCTGGTCAGGCGTTAATATTCATGTGCTTGGCCTGGGGATTGACGTTAGCAGTAACGACTTAAAGTCAGAGCTTGCAGAGCAGCGCGCGGCACGTGGCGAACGGGCAAAAGTAATTGGCAGTAGACTGGCAAAGTTGGGCTTTGATGGCGCTTATGACGGCGCCTCGGCGCTTGCCGAAGGGCGCGCGATAGGACGCCCGGATTTTGCCCGCTTCATGGTTGAAGCGGGGCATGTTGACACTATGGCCGCGGCCTTTGATAAATACCTAGGCGCAGGCAAGGTTGGCGACGTTAAGGCAATGTGGCCGTCACTGGACGCCGTCGTCGCATGGATAACCTCCGCCGGTGGCGTTGCAGTGTTAGCGCATCCGTTGCATTACAAGCTAACGAATTCAAAGTTGCGACGTATGCTGACAGATTTTAAAGAGGCTGGCGGCGAGGGGTTGGAGGTCTGCAATGGCCGTCCTTCACCGAGTGATTTGAACTACCTTCGACAGCTGTGTATGGATTATGGATTCGAGGCTTCCGCGGGTAGTGATTTCCACCAAGCTACTAGCTGGCTTGAACTTGGCTGTAACTCAGATATTGTTGCTCCGTGTCAGCCAGTTTGGGCGCGTTGGCAGCGCGCAGAACCACTTGTATAG
- a CDS encoding L-threonylcarbamoyladenylate synthase has product MSQFFQIHPENPQARLIKQAADIIRAGGVVAFPTDSAYALGCRLGDKSALERVRTIRRLDEKHNFTLMCSDLSELGTYAKVDNSAFRLLKAHIPGPYTFILRATPEVPKRLHHPKRKSVGLRVPANQICLDLMAELGEPLMSVSLILPGEDLPMTDPYDIRDTIGNLIDLVIDGGYCGSEATSIVDLVDDVAVVIRRGLGDVSQFEDSL; this is encoded by the coding sequence GTGAGCCAATTTTTTCAAATACATCCAGAAAACCCACAGGCCCGCCTAATTAAGCAGGCCGCAGATATTATTCGTGCCGGCGGCGTGGTGGCCTTTCCAACAGATTCCGCGTACGCGCTGGGCTGTCGTTTAGGTGATAAGTCAGCGCTAGAGCGTGTTAGAACGATACGTAGACTCGATGAAAAACATAATTTCACTTTAATGTGCAGCGATTTGTCTGAGCTTGGTACCTATGCCAAGGTAGATAACAGCGCGTTTCGCCTGTTGAAGGCGCATATTCCTGGTCCCTACACCTTTATTTTGCGCGCCACGCCAGAAGTCCCCAAGCGCCTTCACCACCCAAAACGGAAAAGTGTAGGCTTGCGCGTGCCTGCAAATCAGATTTGTTTGGACCTCATGGCCGAGCTCGGCGAGCCCTTGATGAGTGTGAGTTTGATTCTTCCCGGTGAAGACTTGCCGATGACTGACCCCTACGATATTCGCGATACCATCGGTAATTTGATCGATCTTGTGATTGATGGGGGATATTGCGGCAGTGAGGCGACATCCATTGTGGATTTAGTTGACGATGTTGCCGTTGTTATTCGTCGTGGTTTGGGCGATGTGAGTCAATTTGAGGATTCGCTGTGA
- a CDS encoding YgiQ family radical SAM protein: MSSVMQTPKVIFSHRPYWAECFGTANYLPTSREEMDALGWDSCDIIIVTGDAYVDHPSFGMAVIGRVLEAQGFRVGIISQPDWQSAEPFKQLGQPNLFFGVASGNMDSMINRYTADRRLRHDDAYSPNNEGGKRPDRAVIVYSQRCREAYKDTPIIIGSIEASLRRIAHYDYWSDKVRRSVLLDSRADMLLYGNAERAIIDVAHRLGRGDAIDTITDLRGTAYVLRDIPGGWTVIDSASVDQLGKVDPITSPYVDTSATESCKKNEDEPKAVEEVQAVRIIDPLQARKIGTDAAKTVIRLPDYELVKKDPVNYAHAARVLHLETNPGNARALVQRHGDQEVWLNPPPIPLTTEELDWVFELPYQRKPHPVYGNAKIPAYDMIRFSVNIMRGCFGGCSFCSITEHEGRIIQSRSHESIVKEVEKIRDKTPEFTGVISDLGGPTANMWRLNCKSTEIEQRCRRLSCVYPGICKSLNTDQTPLIDLYRDVRSLEGVKKVLIASGLRYDLAIETPEYVKELVTHHVGGYLKIAPEHSEEGPLSKMMKPGMGSYNTFKAMFDKYSKQAGKEQYLIPYFIAAHPGTTDKDMLNLAMWLKGNGFRADQVQAFYPSPMANATAMYYSGKNPLKKVSRSSEDVVSAKGLKQRRLHKAYLRYHDPEGWPSLRESLLSMGRKDLIGYGKKHLVPPRQPMNWTPKKAKGRRIMTQHTGLPPRATK; the protein is encoded by the coding sequence ATGTCATCAGTTATGCAAACTCCAAAAGTTATATTCAGTCACCGCCCCTATTGGGCGGAATGTTTCGGCACCGCAAATTACCTCCCAACCTCTCGCGAAGAGATGGACGCCCTCGGTTGGGATAGTTGCGACATCATTATTGTGACCGGTGACGCCTATGTCGATCACCCTAGTTTCGGCATGGCAGTTATTGGCCGCGTATTGGAAGCGCAGGGCTTCCGTGTCGGGATTATTTCCCAGCCAGATTGGCAGTCAGCAGAGCCTTTCAAACAACTCGGGCAACCCAATCTCTTTTTCGGTGTTGCTTCTGGCAATATGGACTCAATGATTAACCGCTACACAGCGGATCGCCGCCTGCGCCATGACGATGCCTATTCACCGAATAACGAAGGCGGCAAACGGCCTGATCGTGCAGTTATCGTCTATTCGCAACGCTGCCGCGAAGCCTATAAAGACACCCCTATTATTATCGGCTCCATTGAGGCCAGCCTTCGCCGCATAGCGCATTACGATTATTGGAGTGACAAAGTACGTCGCTCAGTACTCCTCGATTCACGCGCAGACATGCTGCTATACGGGAATGCTGAACGAGCAATTATCGACGTTGCCCACCGCCTTGGTCGCGGTGACGCGATTGACACGATTACCGACTTGCGCGGCACCGCATATGTATTAAGAGATATCCCCGGCGGCTGGACGGTCATCGATTCAGCAAGCGTTGATCAACTCGGCAAAGTGGACCCCATCACCAGCCCCTATGTAGATACTAGTGCGACTGAGAGTTGCAAAAAGAATGAAGACGAGCCCAAGGCCGTCGAAGAGGTTCAAGCGGTCCGTATTATAGACCCATTACAAGCGCGCAAAATCGGTACCGACGCAGCAAAGACTGTTATCCGTTTACCAGACTATGAGCTTGTCAAAAAAGACCCGGTAAACTATGCGCACGCCGCCCGAGTTCTTCACCTTGAAACCAATCCGGGCAACGCCCGCGCGCTCGTTCAGCGACACGGTGACCAAGAAGTATGGCTAAATCCACCGCCAATTCCGCTTACCACCGAAGAGCTAGACTGGGTTTTTGAATTACCTTACCAGCGCAAGCCCCATCCTGTTTATGGCAATGCGAAAATCCCCGCCTATGACATGATTCGATTTTCGGTCAACATCATGCGCGGCTGCTTTGGCGGCTGTAGCTTCTGTTCAATTACCGAGCATGAAGGCCGCATTATTCAAAGCCGCTCACACGAATCTATCGTCAAGGAAGTTGAGAAAATCAGGGATAAAACCCCAGAATTTACCGGCGTTATCTCCGACTTAGGTGGCCCCACGGCCAATATGTGGCGCTTAAATTGTAAAAGCACCGAGATTGAACAACGCTGCCGCAGACTCTCTTGCGTCTATCCGGGTATTTGTAAAAGCCTGAATACCGATCAAACACCCTTGATTGATTTATATCGAGATGTGCGCTCTTTAGAGGGCGTGAAAAAAGTATTAATCGCGTCAGGCCTGCGCTATGACCTCGCGATAGAAACCCCTGAGTACGTAAAAGAGCTAGTGACTCATCACGTAGGTGGCTACCTAAAAATAGCACCGGAACACTCTGAAGAAGGCCCGCTTTCAAAAATGATGAAGCCGGGTATGGGCAGCTACAATACTTTCAAAGCAATGTTCGACAAATATTCGAAACAGGCAGGGAAGGAACAATATTTAATTCCATACTTTATTGCAGCCCATCCGGGAACTACCGATAAAGATATGCTTAACCTCGCCATGTGGCTTAAAGGCAACGGCTTCAGGGCCGATCAAGTGCAAGCGTTTTATCCCTCGCCAATGGCAAATGCCACCGCCATGTATTACTCCGGCAAAAACCCCCTTAAAAAGGTGTCTCGCAGTAGCGAAGATGTGGTTAGCGCGAAAGGCCTAAAACAGCGCCGATTGCACAAGGCTTACCTGCGCTATCACGATCCTGAGGGATGGCCTTCGCTTAGAGAGTCACTACTTAGCATGGGTCGCAAAGACCTTATTGGCTACGGCAAAAAGCACTTGGTGCCACCGCGTCAACCAATGAACTGGACGCCGAAAAAAGCTAAAGGGCGAAGAATCATGACCCAGCACACCGGCTTACCGCCGCGCGCGACAAAATAA
- a CDS encoding segregation and condensation protein A encodes MQDEPSEKPIAEQPGTASNAAPGVASPDIMAGRLEPPVPGAALQAIEIVSLKAIRLQPQQGEMPFAVVQGKPLTEIPKDLYIPPEALEVFLEAFEGPLDLLLYLIKRQNLDILEINVAQITEQYMQYVNMMSAMQFELASEYLLMAAMLAEIKSRMLLPRSADVLDDEEDPRAQLIRRLQEYERFKQAAENIDQLPRMGRDNYAVVIEPPPLTKLRPEPDVDLKELLLVLGEVLRRADLFESHQIQREKLSTRERMSQVLAILRSDSFVPFVTLFKAEEGRLGVVVTFLAIMELIKESLVEIVQSEAFAPIHVKAKVI; translated from the coding sequence GTGCAAGATGAACCTTCAGAAAAGCCCATTGCAGAGCAGCCTGGGACAGCGTCGAACGCTGCGCCGGGAGTGGCCTCGCCTGACATAATGGCGGGTCGTTTGGAGCCGCCAGTGCCGGGCGCCGCGCTGCAAGCCATTGAGATTGTTAGCCTTAAAGCCATTCGCCTGCAACCGCAGCAGGGCGAAATGCCATTTGCGGTTGTACAGGGTAAACCCCTTACTGAAATCCCTAAAGATCTGTACATCCCGCCAGAGGCTCTGGAAGTATTTTTAGAGGCGTTTGAAGGGCCCCTCGATCTGCTTTTATATCTCATTAAGCGCCAGAACCTAGATATTCTCGAAATCAACGTCGCACAGATTACTGAGCAGTACATGCAATATGTGAACATGATGAGTGCGATGCAGTTTGAATTGGCATCAGAGTATCTTCTTATGGCTGCCATGTTGGCGGAAATAAAGTCTCGGATGTTGCTGCCACGCTCCGCAGACGTGCTCGACGATGAAGAAGATCCCCGCGCGCAGTTAATTCGTCGCCTACAGGAATACGAGCGCTTTAAACAAGCCGCAGAAAATATCGATCAGTTACCGCGGATGGGCCGGGATAATTACGCCGTGGTCATTGAGCCACCGCCATTGACCAAGCTGCGGCCCGAGCCTGATGTAGACTTAAAAGAGCTACTATTAGTGCTAGGTGAAGTGCTGCGCCGCGCCGACTTATTTGAAAGCCATCAAATACAGCGTGAAAAACTATCTACACGTGAGCGTATGTCACAGGTTTTGGCGATATTGCGATCGGATAGCTTTGTGCCTTTTGTGACCCTATTTAAAGCCGAGGAAGGGCGCTTAGGCGTTGTTGTTACCTTCCTGGCGATAATGGAATTGATCAAAGAGTCTTTGGTCGAAATTGTCCAATCAGAGGCCTTCGCGCCAATTCACGTAAAAGCGAAAGTTATATGA
- the scpB gene encoding SMC-Scp complex subunit ScpB, with protein sequence MTPDLQQLKRIIEAALMAVGRPLSLQHIAELFSAEERPTTGDIQDALNTIGQDCEGRGFELKVVASGYRLQVCEDLAPWVGRLWEEKPQRYSRAMLETIALIAYRQPITRGDIEDIRGVAVSSHIIKTMLEREWVRIVGHKDVPGRPAMYATTRKFLDYFNLRNLDELPSLAEITDLDNLNGELELDTGEFTAEDAGSQTDQADLEIKTETDSEAQRASAADSDVIDDEVYDKEYPPETNF encoded by the coding sequence ATGACGCCGGATTTACAGCAATTAAAACGAATTATAGAAGCTGCGCTTATGGCTGTGGGGCGGCCCTTATCGCTGCAGCACATAGCAGAGTTATTTAGTGCTGAAGAGCGCCCAACGACTGGTGATATTCAGGATGCGCTCAACACTATAGGGCAAGACTGCGAAGGCCGCGGTTTCGAACTCAAAGTTGTCGCCAGTGGTTACCGCTTGCAGGTCTGTGAAGACCTGGCTCCTTGGGTTGGTCGATTATGGGAAGAAAAGCCTCAGCGCTATTCTCGCGCCATGCTAGAAACTATTGCGCTTATTGCCTATCGTCAGCCGATTACTCGCGGTGATATTGAAGATATTCGCGGCGTTGCTGTGAGTTCACACATTATTAAAACGATGTTAGAGCGCGAATGGGTGCGTATCGTCGGCCACAAAGACGTGCCAGGACGACCGGCAATGTATGCCACAACCCGGAAATTTTTAGATTACTTCAATTTGCGTAATTTGGATGAGCTGCCAAGCTTAGCTGAAATTACTGATCTGGATAATCTTAACGGCGAGTTGGAGTTAGATACTGGTGAGTTCACTGCGGAAGACGCGGGCAGCCAAACTGATCAAGCAGATTTAGAAATCAAAACGGAAACAGATTCTGAAGCGCAAAGAGCAAGCGCCGCTGACAGCGACGTAATTGATGATGAAGTTTACGATAAAGAATACCCACCCGAGACAAATTTTTAA
- a CDS encoding VC0807 family protein — MPEQASTPRATPQRHSVVVNLLFNIIIPTLILTKLSGEAYLGPRYSIVIALAFPLGFGIYDFVKTRRANAFAILGFISVLLTGGISLLELDAEYIAIKEASIPAIIGLATLVSLYTPYPLIKTFLFNDEVIYTEKISAALKEHNNSSMFDAALRNATYLVAFSFFLSATLNYILAKVLLVSPPGSAEYSAELGKMTGLSFPVIALPCTLVMLGALFYLVKQIEKLTALSFDDIFRIR; from the coding sequence ATGCCGGAGCAGGCAAGTACACCTCGAGCTACGCCTCAACGACACAGTGTTGTCGTCAACCTCTTGTTCAACATAATTATTCCAACCCTGATACTCACTAAACTTAGTGGCGAAGCCTATCTAGGACCTCGCTATAGTATCGTGATTGCCCTCGCCTTCCCATTAGGTTTCGGTATTTATGATTTCGTAAAAACCCGCCGCGCCAATGCTTTTGCTATTCTTGGCTTCATCAGTGTCTTATTGACGGGTGGCATCAGCCTGCTAGAACTAGACGCGGAATATATCGCCATTAAAGAGGCCAGCATACCCGCTATTATTGGCCTTGCGACGTTGGTGTCACTCTACACCCCCTACCCACTTATCAAAACCTTTCTATTTAATGACGAAGTCATATACACCGAGAAAATAAGCGCCGCACTCAAAGAACACAACAATAGCTCCATGTTCGACGCCGCACTTCGCAACGCGACCTATTTAGTCGCGTTTTCATTTTTCCTGTCGGCAACGCTCAACTATATACTGGCCAAGGTGCTCTTAGTCAGCCCACCGGGTAGCGCAGAATACAGCGCAGAATTAGGCAAAATGACGGGACTCAGCTTTCCTGTGATTGCCCTACCTTGCACCTTGGTCATGCTCGGTGCGCTGTTTTATCTGGTCAAGCAAATTGAAAAATTGACCGCACTCAGTTTTGACGACATTTTCAGAATACGCTAG
- a CDS encoding NfeD family protein, which translates to MEWLNTNIAYWHWMVFGMLLVASEIFVPSFVMIWFGASAIAVGLIMAAIDMPFSVQLLVWVVMSVIDLAIWFKFVHPKMKNKTLSGMSREQVVGQEAMVIKLGSEFGHGTLRFSIPMLGSDEWEFICRDPISVGDRVAVEDVSGNSLIVRLAIAGVQSPKESV; encoded by the coding sequence ATGGAATGGTTAAACACCAATATTGCGTACTGGCATTGGATGGTTTTTGGTATGTTACTGGTGGCGAGTGAGATTTTTGTTCCCAGTTTTGTGATGATTTGGTTTGGCGCCAGCGCTATCGCAGTGGGGCTGATAATGGCGGCGATCGATATGCCATTCAGCGTTCAACTGCTTGTTTGGGTGGTGATGTCGGTGATTGATTTGGCCATCTGGTTCAAATTTGTGCATCCGAAAATGAAAAATAAAACCTTGTCTGGCATGTCCCGTGAGCAGGTGGTGGGTCAGGAAGCCATGGTGATTAAGTTGGGTTCAGAGTTTGGTCACGGTACGCTGCGGTTTTCTATTCCTATGCTGGGTAGCGATGAGTGGGAGTTCATCTGTCGCGATCCAATTTCAGTTGGCGACCGGGTGGCGGTTGAAGATGTGTCTGGTAACTCGCTTATAGTGAGGCTCGCTATTGCTGGTGTGCAGTCACCAAAAGAATCGGTTTGA
- the rlmKL gene encoding bifunctional 23S rRNA (guanine(2069)-N(7))-methyltransferase RlmK/23S rRNA (guanine(2445)-N(2))-methyltransferase RlmL — protein MSQKHPFIATCPKGLEQLLASEIAALGAEVGRESVGSISFVSDVATAYRVCLWSRLANRVLLVLTEYRGENADAIYDGVKAIEWSEHFSATSKITIDFNGQSDEIRNTHFGALKSKDAIVDYFLAKGEKRPSIDKDNPDVRINVRLRKGYITIAIDLSGESLHRRAYRTSGAMAPLKENLAAALLLRADWPGMASRGGGLIDPMCGSGTLLIEAAMMAMQIAPGLLRSRWGFLGWLGHDQNAWKQLLEEAQTLRANSMARDWPEIRGYDANGKVVAQAEENIDNAGLGRFVKVSRRELAQLAMPTHRTLPEGLLITNPPYGERLGEQAELLHLYRHLGQAMTAHFMGWQAAIFTGNPDLGKRMGVRSYKQYQLLNGTIPAKLLLFNINADAVVIERDQASKQQDKSAVSDVQLTAGGQMFANRLRKNIKRLSKWKNKNDIECYRVYDADMPEYSVAVDCYGSAVHIAEYMAPVTISEEDAERRLREVIEAVSQVFSVSAGNIAIKERRRQRGKDQYQRQAPRNSFMELKEGQAKVLVNLFDYLDTGLFLDHRPVRLDIAARAKGKRFLNLFSYTGVASVQAGVGGARFTTSVDMSKTYLQWARRNLSLNGLSEDRHRTEHADCRRWLKSCEDQYDLILLDPPTFSNSKRMDDVLDTQRDHSELINDAMRCLAPDGLLIFSTNKRDFSLDDTVGLDYKIEDKTRWSLDEDFSRGGKPIHHCWYIEHK, from the coding sequence ATGAGTCAAAAGCACCCTTTTATTGCCACCTGCCCTAAAGGCTTAGAGCAACTCTTGGCTTCAGAAATTGCCGCGCTTGGTGCAGAGGTTGGGCGAGAGTCGGTAGGATCGATCAGCTTTGTGAGCGATGTCGCCACTGCGTATCGAGTTTGCCTGTGGTCACGGTTGGCGAACCGAGTGCTGCTCGTACTCACGGAGTATCGCGGCGAGAATGCAGACGCAATCTATGACGGCGTAAAAGCCATAGAGTGGAGCGAGCACTTTTCGGCAACAAGCAAAATCACCATTGATTTTAATGGCCAGTCTGATGAAATTCGCAATACCCACTTTGGTGCACTAAAAAGCAAAGACGCAATAGTTGATTATTTTCTGGCCAAGGGTGAGAAGCGCCCCAGTATCGATAAAGACAACCCGGATGTGCGGATCAATGTTCGCCTTCGTAAAGGCTACATTACCATTGCCATTGATTTGTCAGGCGAAAGTCTTCATCGCCGGGCCTATCGGACCAGTGGTGCAATGGCGCCTCTGAAAGAAAACTTGGCGGCGGCATTACTGCTGCGAGCAGATTGGCCCGGAATGGCAAGTCGCGGTGGCGGTCTTATCGATCCCATGTGTGGCTCTGGAACTTTGCTTATTGAGGCCGCTATGATGGCCATGCAGATTGCTCCTGGTTTACTCCGCAGTCGCTGGGGCTTTTTAGGCTGGCTCGGTCACGACCAAAATGCCTGGAAGCAGCTTTTAGAGGAGGCGCAGACTTTACGCGCTAACTCTATGGCCCGTGATTGGCCGGAAATTCGCGGTTATGATGCCAACGGCAAAGTGGTTGCCCAGGCCGAAGAGAATATTGACAATGCCGGTTTGGGGCGCTTTGTGAAAGTGTCGCGGCGCGAGCTGGCGCAACTTGCTATGCCCACCCATAGAACCTTGCCTGAGGGCTTATTAATTACCAATCCACCTTATGGTGAGCGCTTGGGTGAACAGGCGGAGTTATTGCATTTATACCGTCACCTTGGTCAGGCGATGACAGCGCATTTTATGGGCTGGCAGGCGGCGATCTTTACTGGCAACCCCGATCTTGGTAAGCGCATGGGGGTGAGAAGTTATAAGCAATACCAATTGCTCAATGGCACCATTCCGGCAAAACTATTGTTGTTTAACATCAATGCAGATGCAGTTGTAATAGAGCGTGATCAGGCGTCTAAACAGCAGGATAAAAGTGCGGTTTCTGATGTACAACTAACGGCTGGTGGGCAGATGTTTGCCAACCGCCTCCGCAAGAATATCAAACGCCTGAGCAAGTGGAAAAACAAGAACGATATTGAATGTTATCGCGTCTACGACGCCGACATGCCGGAGTACTCCGTTGCCGTGGATTGCTATGGCAGCGCTGTTCATATAGCTGAATATATGGCGCCGGTGACTATCTCAGAAGAAGATGCAGAGCGCAGGTTGCGAGAAGTCATTGAGGCGGTGAGTCAGGTGTTTTCAGTATCTGCGGGTAATATCGCCATTAAAGAGCGCAGACGCCAGCGTGGAAAAGACCAGTATCAGCGGCAGGCGCCACGCAACTCTTTTATGGAGTTAAAAGAAGGTCAGGCCAAGGTCTTGGTCAATCTCTTTGATTATCTCGATACCGGTTTATTCCTCGATCATCGACCAGTGCGCTTAGATATTGCGGCTCGCGCGAAAGGTAAACGGTTTTTGAATTTGTTTAGTTATACCGGCGTGGCGTCTGTGCAGGCTGGGGTTGGCGGCGCACGTTTTACCACGTCGGTGGATATGTCGAAGACTTACCTGCAGTGGGCACGGCGTAATCTGTCGTTAAACGGCCTCAGTGAAGATAGGCATAGAACTGAGCATGCGGACTGTCGTAGATGGTTGAAATCGTGTGAAGACCAATATGACCTAATTTTATTGGACCCGCCCACATTTTCGAATTCAAAACGAATGGACGATGTATTGGATACCCAGCGCGATCACAGCGAATTAATTAACGATGCCATGCGCTGCTTGGCGCCCGATGGCCTGCTAATATTTTCTACCAATAAACGCGACTTTAGCTTAGATGACACGGTAGGCCTGGACTATAAAATTGAAGATAAAACGCGCTGGTCTTTGGACGAAGACTTTTCCCGGGGCGGAAAACCTATTCATCATTGCTGGTATATCGAGCATAAATAG